The Clostridium chauvoei genome has a window encoding:
- a CDS encoding L-lactate dehydrogenase, protein MIKEKANKISIIGAGFVGSTTAYSLMIQGLASDIVIVDINKDKAEAEAMDLSHGAAFVKAVDIKAGTYEDTKNSDIIIITAGIGPKPGETRLDIINKNLAIFKEIVPEVVKYSPNSILLVVSNPVDILTYITYKLSGFPKNRVIGSGTVLDTSRLKYMLSEHFDIDARNVHTYIIGEHGDSEITAWSLTNIAGMNADSYCQNVCSKCDKNFKYEIPNLVKNAAYEIINRKGYTNYAVALAVTRIVEAILRDEDSILTVSSLFQGQYGINDVYLAIPTILNRNGAKKILEVPLSTDEISKLKESSDLLISHLSKAKF, encoded by the coding sequence ATGATCAAAGAAAAAGCAAATAAAATTTCTATAATCGGTGCTGGATTTGTGGGTTCTACTACTGCTTATTCATTAATGATTCAAGGTTTAGCATCTGATATTGTAATTGTAGATATAAATAAAGATAAAGCTGAAGCTGAAGCAATGGACCTTTCTCACGGAGCAGCTTTTGTTAAAGCTGTGGATATTAAAGCTGGAACTTATGAAGATACTAAAAATTCAGATATTATAATCATCACTGCTGGTATAGGTCCAAAACCTGGAGAAACAAGACTTGATATTATAAATAAAAATTTAGCCATTTTTAAAGAAATAGTTCCTGAAGTTGTTAAATATAGTCCTAATTCTATTCTGCTTGTTGTGTCAAATCCTGTAGATATATTGACTTATATTACTTATAAATTATCAGGTTTCCCTAAAAATAGAGTTATTGGCTCAGGTACTGTACTTGATACATCTAGATTAAAATATATGTTAAGTGAACATTTTGATATAGATGCCAGAAATGTACATACATATATAATTGGTGAACATGGTGATTCAGAAATAACAGCTTGGAGTCTAACTAATATTGCTGGTATGAATGCAGATAGTTACTGCCAAAATGTGTGTTCTAAATGTGATAAAAATTTCAAATATGAAATTCCTAACTTAGTTAAAAATGCAGCTTATGAAATAATCAATAGAAAAGGCTATACAAACTATGCAGTTGCTTTAGCTGTAACTAGGATAGTTGAAGCTATATTAAGAGATGAAGACTCTATTCTTACTGTTTCCTCCTTATTCCAAGGACAGTACGGAATTAATGATGTTTATCTAGCCATTCCTACTATTTTAAATAGAAATGGAGCAAAAAAAATACTTGAAGTTCCTCTTTCAACTGATGAAATATCTAAGCTTAAAGAGTCTTCTGACTTGTTAATAAGTCATCTTTCTAAAGCTAAATTCTAA
- a CDS encoding HD domain-containing protein: protein MAYRYLNEAKSGEKIEISLMIMKILSKEENIITAYIGDKTCEVKALIVDSKLNLQVGEVIKVKGVFKSPFKVEVIKKIEKFDIYTYIPSVKRPIDDILNELEDITTKEFKSPDIIAIDNYFFKDEEFLKKFKMAIGGVYHHHNYLGGLAEHTLNVTYLAKTFAERYNCRYKELAILGAKLHDIGKIREMYYGGPFGYTLEGEMEGHIVIGVMMLEEAFKKEAELYSDEFKERLKGIIVQHHGKLEYGSPKSPKSQESYIVHYADYVDSTFNKIDIIGEGVEPGQWTGYERRIEGRILL from the coding sequence ATGGCATATAGATATTTAAATGAAGCAAAGAGTGGAGAAAAAATAGAAATTTCTTTAATGATAATGAAAATATTATCTAAAGAAGAAAATATTATAACAGCATATATAGGCGATAAAACTTGTGAAGTAAAAGCATTAATAGTAGATTCAAAATTAAATCTTCAAGTAGGAGAAGTAATTAAGGTAAAAGGGGTATTTAAATCACCTTTTAAGGTAGAAGTTATAAAAAAAATAGAAAAATTTGATATATATACATATATACCTTCTGTTAAAAGACCTATTGATGATATACTAAATGAACTTGAAGATATAACAACAAAAGAATTTAAAAGTCCGGATATAATAGCTATTGATAATTATTTTTTTAAAGATGAAGAGTTTTTAAAAAAATTTAAAATGGCTATAGGTGGAGTGTACCATCATCATAATTACTTAGGGGGATTAGCTGAACATACTTTAAATGTAACGTATTTAGCTAAAACTTTTGCAGAGAGATACAATTGCAGATATAAAGAATTAGCAATTTTAGGTGCTAAACTTCACGATATAGGAAAAATAAGAGAGATGTATTATGGAGGGCCTTTTGGGTATACTTTAGAAGGTGAAATGGAAGGCCATATTGTTATAGGAGTAATGATGCTTGAAGAAGCTTTTAAAAAAGAAGCAGAATTATATTCAGATGAATTTAAGGAAAGACTTAAGGGAATAATAGTACAACATCACGGAAAGTTAGAATATGGTTCTCCAAAATCACCTAAAAGTCAAGAATCTTATATAGTCCATTATGCTGATTACGTAGATTCTACATTTAATAAAATAGATATAATTGGAGAAGGGGTAGAACCTGGTCAATGGACAGGATATGAAAGAAGAATAGAAGGGAGAATATTGCTATAG
- a CDS encoding DDE-type integrase/transposase/recombinase, which yields MDSIITYLITYNQYLIAIIGQLLLFISKHIPLNQMIFDDSNSPEYQKFKVDKLPTIIRFEKVDYILLLAYYKHKYNKTVKPVQRRNGKSIPKKTKCPKCGAPHEYIYDNNGSKGQFQCKVCGLTFKETNHTTKPIVFICPYCGATLTEQKQRKHFKIHKCNNSKCLYYQRNLKNLPKNIDPCDKYKYKLHYIYREFNINFFKMDLYPISKHATGFSFKKFSPHIMGLCLTYHVNCKMSTRQTAHVLKEVHGIKISHRTVANYALTAAAVIKPFVDTFDYKPSKILSADETYIKVKGIKHYVWIVMDACKRSILGYQVSDTRDTGPCILAMRMAFDKFKDFPGKALNFVADGYSSYPLAKQQFELEKNKEFNLTQVIGLTNDDPVSEEFRWVKQVVERLNRTFKSSYRGTCGYGSDEGALYGFSLWVAYYNFLRPHPYNYWRPLNELKQLDGIDNMSAKWQILISLGQQTILHMQESQTS from the coding sequence ATGGATTCAATTATAACTTATTTAATTACTTATAATCAATATTTAATTGCCATTATCGGTCAATTACTTTTATTCATCTCAAAACATATTCCACTTAACCAGATGATATTTGATGATTCTAATAGTCCAGAATACCAAAAATTCAAAGTAGATAAGCTACCCACAATTATTAGATTTGAAAAGGTAGACTATATATTACTTTTAGCTTATTACAAACATAAATATAACAAGACCGTAAAACCCGTCCAAAGACGGAACGGGAAGTCTATCCCTAAAAAAACTAAATGTCCTAAGTGTGGTGCACCACATGAATATATATACGATAACAATGGCAGTAAAGGACAGTTTCAATGTAAAGTTTGTGGTCTTACATTTAAAGAAACTAATCACACAACTAAACCAATAGTATTTATATGTCCTTATTGCGGTGCTACGCTTACGGAACAAAAGCAACGCAAGCACTTTAAAATACATAAATGCAATAATTCTAAATGCTTATACTATCAAAGAAATCTTAAGAATCTTCCAAAGAATATTGATCCTTGTGATAAATACAAGTATAAGCTTCATTACATATATCGTGAATTTAATATTAACTTCTTTAAAATGGATCTATATCCAATATCAAAACATGCTACCGGATTTAGTTTTAAGAAGTTTAGCCCGCATATAATGGGACTATGCTTGACTTATCACGTTAATTGTAAAATGTCTACAAGACAAACAGCTCATGTTTTAAAAGAAGTTCATGGAATAAAAATTTCACATAGAACTGTTGCTAATTATGCTCTAACAGCAGCTGCTGTTATTAAGCCGTTTGTTGATACCTTTGATTACAAACCCTCTAAAATACTTTCTGCCGATGAAACTTATATAAAAGTAAAAGGCATTAAGCATTATGTCTGGATTGTAATGGATGCTTGTAAAAGGTCTATTCTAGGTTATCAAGTATCTGATACAAGAGATACTGGCCCTTGTATACTAGCAATGCGTATGGCTTTTGATAAGTTTAAAGACTTCCCTGGAAAAGCTTTAAACTTCGTTGCCGATGGTTACAGTTCATATCCGTTAGCGAAGCAACAATTTGAATTAGAAAAAAATAAAGAATTTAATCTAACTCAAGTTATCGGACTTACTAACGATGATCCAGTATCTGAAGAATTTCGTTGGGTTAAGCAAGTTGTAGAGCGTTTAAACCGTACCTTTAAATCTTCCTACAGGGGTACCTGTGGTTATGGAAGTGATGAAGGTGCTCTTTATGGCTTCTCCCTTTGGGTTGCTTATTACAACTTCTTACGCCCGCATCCTTACAATTACTGGCGTCCTTTAAACGAATTAAAGCAACTAGATGGTATTGACAATATGTCTGCAAAGTGGCAAATTCTTATCAGTCTCGGTCAACAAACCATATTACATATGCAAGAATCACAAACTTCTTGA
- a CDS encoding ECF transporter S component, which translates to MKFKTKRLVMIAVLAAMCYVGTLINIRIPIGGSMSMVHLGTTAIFIAAVLVGKDAGLAGGIGCALFDLLSDFAAWTIPTLIVKGLTGYVAGKIAFANGKEGNSLKYNVIGFIAGGLVSLIGYFISNLLIFGKTWAVAIASLSTSLVTTTIGVIIAIPLATAVKKVAQKSNLI; encoded by the coding sequence ATGAAATTTAAAACAAAAAGATTAGTAATGATTGCAGTACTTGCAGCTATGTGTTATGTAGGGACATTAATAAATATAAGGATACCAATTGGTGGTTCAATGTCAATGGTTCATTTAGGAACTACTGCAATTTTTATAGCAGCAGTGCTTGTAGGTAAAGATGCAGGTTTAGCTGGAGGAATTGGATGTGCTCTTTTTGATCTTTTAAGTGATTTTGCAGCGTGGACAATACCAACGTTAATAGTAAAGGGATTAACAGGATATGTAGCGGGTAAAATTGCTTTTGCAAATGGAAAAGAAGGAAATAGTTTAAAATATAATGTAATAGGATTTATAGCAGGGGGATTAGTATCTCTTATAGGATATTTTATAAGTAACTTACTTATATTTGGAAAAACATGGGCAGTTGCAATAGCAAGTTTAAGTACATCATTAGTTACAACTACTATAGGAGTAATAATAGCAATACCATTAGCTACAGCAGTAAAAAAAGTAGCACAAAAATCAAATTTAATATAA
- a CDS encoding ground-like protein: protein MSKKSCKSCCCCNSCCNSCCSRGCGCSNRCGCNYNNCGGGCGGCGGYGGGCGGYGCGGGWGGACGGWFPLLFILLLFGGC from the coding sequence ATGTCAAAGAAATCATGTAAGTCATGCTGTTGTTGTAACAGTTGTTGTAACAGTTGCTGTTCACGAGGTTGTGGATGTAGTAATAGGTGTGGTTGTAACTATAATAATTGTGGCGGTGGCTGTGGCGGTTGTGGCGGCTATGGTGGCGGCTGCGGTGGTTATGGTTGCGGCGGAGGATGGGGAGGCGCTTGTGGCGGTTGGTTCCCATTATTATTTATACTATTATTATTTGGCGGCTGTTGA
- a CDS encoding 3'-5' exonuclease, protein METILNKKQREVVEEIESNILLLASAGTGKTNTLAHRISNIIENNKAKSEEILCITFTNKASKEMKERIESIVNKDGENVIVKTFHSFCFDILKEEAKKNTDIYTDFIICDEEDCKEVIKTVNYYKFSLASLQNFIALVKEYKGIYDIYTEDSLKDYEKIIKRLYKEQSEKIKNICIGEEYSLDYNMMNILEKEGAKIVQSYNSALYNNHNLDFNDLIIKVHELFKDFKIIEGIRNKFKYISIDEVQDTSYLEYEIIEKLFYKNNILLCGDPFQTIYQWRGSIPNIIIKEFTEKYNPIKIVFNENYRSTKRLIEASFRYLKNVFSLEVEATYNNEIEAISNLNGEKICLKELNSIKDEANFIFSEIKNLKLTDVSKVCILTRNNKYNIDLSNELANINRSLDACDKLNFILIDEFRFFRRQEIKDVLAVLKLCTNKYDSNSLKRIIKRFKTGISLSAINTITSKDYKEVGINISDFIDNKTHVYGDKYGLLMKEINNDNVIVFDVESTGVNTTEDEIIQIAAIKINSKGEVIDSFEKLLKNNKSVRTSEKVHGFSDEYLKRHGEDKIDGLKEFLKFSKRAVVVGHNVQYDINILTSELKRNGLENPNFLDFYDTLDIYRRFYPNLPNHKLNTLSELFNINNKPTHDAMDDILATAELLLLAIKNKIKPLAFERQMLVGKHLESFTKLSLKLNNIIRLSELERPKNIIAKIIEEFEIKKLYEKEMQRVYRLREFYLIAKDLDNLNLSPQDAMIEFLKITSLSNGDMERILKGQARIPIITVHQAKGLEFDYVFLAGIQENVFPSYQAIKSSNLKEEERVFYVAITRAKKKLYLTYAKNSKGRRNNISRFIKNIPNEFIEK, encoded by the coding sequence ATGGAAACTATACTTAATAAAAAACAAAGAGAAGTAGTAGAAGAAATAGAAAGTAATATTTTACTACTTGCATCAGCAGGAACAGGAAAAACCAATACTTTGGCTCATAGAATTTCTAATATAATAGAAAACAATAAGGCAAAAAGCGAAGAGATACTATGTATTACATTTACAAATAAAGCAAGTAAAGAAATGAAGGAAAGAATTGAAAGTATAGTAAATAAAGATGGTGAAAATGTAATAGTTAAAACTTTTCATAGCTTTTGCTTTGATATTTTAAAAGAAGAAGCAAAAAAGAATACAGATATATATACTGATTTTATTATATGTGATGAAGAAGATTGTAAAGAAGTAATTAAGACAGTAAATTACTATAAATTTTCCTTAGCATCACTTCAAAATTTTATAGCATTAGTAAAAGAATATAAGGGTATATATGATATATATACAGAAGATTCATTAAAGGACTATGAAAAAATCATAAAAAGGTTATATAAAGAACAAAGTGAAAAAATTAAAAATATTTGTATTGGTGAAGAATATTCATTAGATTATAATATGATGAATATTTTAGAAAAAGAAGGCGCTAAAATTGTACAAAGTTACAACAGTGCATTATATAATAATCATAATTTAGATTTTAATGATCTTATTATAAAAGTTCATGAGCTTTTTAAAGATTTTAAAATTATAGAAGGCATAAGGAATAAATTTAAGTATATAAGTATAGATGAAGTACAAGATACAAGTTATTTAGAGTATGAAATAATAGAAAAGCTATTTTATAAAAATAATATATTATTATGTGGTGATCCATTTCAAACTATATATCAATGGAGAGGATCTATACCTAATATAATAATTAAAGAATTCACTGAAAAATATAATCCTATAAAAATAGTATTTAATGAAAATTATAGATCAACTAAAAGACTTATAGAGGCATCTTTTAGATATTTAAAAAATGTATTTTCTTTAGAAGTAGAAGCAACTTATAATAATGAAATAGAGGCAATAAGTAATTTAAATGGAGAAAAAATTTGCTTGAAAGAATTAAACTCTATAAAAGATGAAGCAAATTTCATATTTAGTGAAATAAAGAATTTGAAACTGACGGATGTTTCTAAAGTATGTATATTAACTAGAAATAATAAATATAATATTGATTTATCTAATGAATTAGCAAATATAAATAGAAGTTTAGATGCTTGTGATAAGTTGAACTTTATATTAATTGATGAGTTTAGATTTTTTAGAAGGCAGGAAATTAAAGATGTTTTAGCTGTTTTAAAATTATGTACTAATAAATATGATTCTAATAGTTTAAAAAGAATAATTAAAAGATTTAAAACGGGGATTTCTTTAAGTGCTATAAATACAATTACATCAAAAGATTATAAAGAAGTTGGAATAAATATTAGTGATTTTATAGATAATAAGACTCATGTTTATGGAGATAAATATGGATTACTTATGAAAGAGATAAACAATGATAATGTTATTGTCTTTGATGTTGAAAGTACAGGGGTAAATACTACAGAGGATGAGATTATACAAATTGCAGCTATAAAAATAAATTCAAAGGGTGAAGTTATAGATAGCTTTGAGAAGTTACTTAAAAATAATAAGTCTGTTAGAACTTCAGAAAAGGTACATGGATTCAGTGATGAATATTTAAAGCGCCATGGAGAAGATAAAATAGATGGATTAAAAGAGTTTTTAAAGTTTTCAAAAAGAGCAGTTGTAGTTGGGCATAATGTTCAATATGATATAAATATATTAACTAGTGAATTAAAAAGAAATGGACTTGAGAATCCGAATTTCCTGGATTTTTACGATACATTAGATATTTATAGACGATTCTATCCAAATTTACCCAATCATAAATTAAATACATTAAGTGAGTTATTTAATATAAATAATAAACCAACTCATGATGCCATGGATGATATTTTAGCTACAGCAGAACTTTTACTATTAGCAATAAAAAATAAGATTAAACCATTAGCTTTTGAAAGACAAATGTTAGTAGGAAAACATTTAGAGAGTTTTACAAAACTAAGTTTAAAACTAAATAATATAATAAGATTAAGTGAATTAGAAAGACCTAAAAATATAATAGCTAAAATTATTGAGGAATTTGAAATTAAAAAATTGTATGAGAAAGAAATGCAAAGAGTATATAGATTAAGAGAATTCTATTTAATTGCAAAAGATTTAGATAACCTTAATCTATCACCGCAGGATGCAATGATAGAATTTTTAAAAATAACCTCTCTTTCCAATGGAGATATGGAAAGAATTTTAAAAGGACAAGCAAGAATTCCAATAATAACAGTACATCAAGCTAAAGGGCTAGAGTTTGATTATGTATTTCTAGCAGGAATACAAGAAAATGTTTTTCCTTCCTATCAAGCAATTAAGTCTTCAAATTTAAAGGAAGAAGAACGTGTTTTTTATGTAGCAATAACAAGAGCTAAAAAAAAGTTATACTTAACATATGCAAAAAACTCAAAAGGTAGAAGAAATAATATAAGTAGATTTATAAAAAATATTCCTAACGAGTTTATAGAAAAGTAG
- a CDS encoding pyridoxamine kinase: MSKPIDKIAILHDMCGIGKAALTNIMPVISVMGIEACPIPTLILSTHTGGFGKPVIKYTEGFIEETIEHYRENEISFQGIFVGYLGNKENLNSAKNFIKKFKNENNLVVFDPICGDSGNLYSNFNDEYVKDLKEIIRFSNIITPNFTEACLLSGKKVKESISEEEIKDILKSLINLGARDIIVTSIPMKENEIGVLIYNSKINSFKVISHKKEIKSYPGTGDIFASVLIGSLIKGLSIEEASEKASDFVLECIKESNKYDYPSKEGVLLEKCLFKLVN, translated from the coding sequence TTGAGTAAACCAATTGACAAAATAGCAATCCTTCATGATATGTGTGGTATAGGAAAAGCAGCATTAACCAATATAATGCCAGTAATAAGCGTTATGGGTATAGAAGCTTGTCCTATACCTACTCTTATTTTATCAACACATACAGGAGGATTTGGTAAACCGGTAATTAAATATACAGAAGGATTTATAGAAGAGACAATAGAGCATTATAGAGAAAATGAAATAAGTTTTCAAGGAATATTTGTTGGATATTTAGGAAATAAAGAAAATCTAAATAGTGCTAAAAATTTCATAAAAAAATTTAAAAATGAAAATAATTTAGTTGTATTTGATCCTATTTGTGGAGATTCCGGAAATCTATACTCTAATTTTAATGATGAATATGTAAAAGATTTAAAAGAAATAATAAGATTTTCTAATATAATAACTCCAAATTTTACAGAGGCTTGTTTATTATCAGGTAAAAAAGTAAAAGAAAGTATAAGTGAAGAAGAAATTAAAGATATCTTAAAAAGTCTAATTAATCTTGGTGCTAGAGATATAATAGTTACAAGTATCCCAATGAAAGAAAATGAAATTGGAGTACTTATATATAATAGTAAAATAAATAGTTTTAAAGTAATTTCTCATAAGAAAGAAATAAAAAGTTATCCTGGAACAGGAGATATATTTGCATCTGTTTTAATTGGGAGTTTAATAAAAGGATTATCAATAGAAGAAGCAAGTGAAAAGGCAAGTGATTTTGTACTAGAATGTATAAAAGAAAGCAATAAATATGATTATCCTTCTAAAGAAGGAGTTTTACTTGAAAAGTGCTTATTTAAATTAGTTAATTAA